From the Candidatus Cloacimonadota bacterium genome, the window CCCAGCATCAAACAAATGATCAGGACAATGAAGAAATCGGGATTGATATTGAGTGGCTTCCTACAAATTATTGCAAATTTTATGGTTCAATGATCATTGATGACATTCGCTTGACAAAGATTTTTAGCGAAAATGAATCGTTGAATTATTTCGGCTACCAATTGGGGGCTTTCTTTTTCGATCCATATGTCAATAAACTTGATTTCAGGATAGAATACACACGCATAAATCCTTGGGTTTATACTCACAAATTTCCGGTTAATTGTGCAACTTCAGATGGCTATCAGATGGGGTATTGGGCGGGACAGAATTCGGACAATCTTTATCTGGAATTAGGATATAAAATCAGCGAAAGTTCCAGTTTGGATTTTATTTTTTCTCATTACAGAAAAGGTGCGCAGGACAGCATTTTCCAGCAATATGAAATTCCGCCTGCCGAGAAGTTTATGTACGGTCATCAATATACAAAAAATACATTCGGAATAAATTTGGAATTCAAAATTTTATCTCAAATTCGGGGTGAAATCGGTTATACTTTTTTAAAGTGCGATGTGAATGAGAAAAATATTGCAAAAGCAGAACAAGGAATTTATGTAAATCCGGTTTATTACACAAATGATTTTTATAGGAACTCAATCCGCTTTTCTGTTGGTTATGGATTTAAATAAACTCCATCCCCAATAAAATAATTGGTTCCCTTAATTGGTTCAACATATCCAATCTTTTTTTCCTGTTTTTGTGTTTTAGGATCGAACCAGTAATATTGCAGAAATCCTCCCCCATTCTTGGCAATTTCGGATAATCGTCTAATCACATAGGTACCTTCCGGGTCTTGGTAATCAAACAGATCAGTTCCCTGAATATGTGTGAGAATGGCGTGTGAAATATTTATACAATCAAAATTATACACAAAAAAATATCCGGTACTATCACTATAAAACCTGATTGGATTTAGGAATTCACGC encodes:
- a CDS encoding cache domain-containing protein, which produces MTKTAAHNMAVGISHYFETIQDSTEQINFLREFLNPIRFYSDSTGYFFVYNFDCINISHAILTHIQGTDLFDYQDPEGTYVIRRLSEIAKNGGGFLQYYWFDPKTQKQEKKIGYVEPIKGTNYFIGDGVYLNP